The following proteins come from a genomic window of Gordonia westfalica:
- a CDS encoding acyl-CoA dehydrogenase family protein encodes MDMNWSPADAAFRDEVRAFLDEKLTPDLRAAGTLRTSVYSDHEASMTWQAILHERGWAAPAWPVEYGGCDWSQSQHYIFSRESILAGAPSLSPMGIRMVSHAIMAFGTEEQKNFFLPGILDGSVFFCQGYSEPESGSDLASLSMAAVDDGDDLVVTGSKIWTTHASEANWIFCLVRTSRQERKQQGITFLLIDMNSPGIEVQNLVFASGEQVQAQVFFDGVRVPKKNVLGKIDDGWTVAKYLLVFERGGGAAAPALQVMAEQLGRDAASVTAPDGGPLSEYPAFAAKLTDLQVRAKILEVLEYRALAAMTSGKDPGSIASMLKILGTELSQEITTLSLEAAGPHGRVFQPHATRPGGPIFQYTPPTDGYVSGEPWQAVAPLHYFNDRAGSIYAGSNEIQRNILAKAALGL; translated from the coding sequence ATGGACATGAACTGGTCTCCGGCCGACGCCGCGTTCCGCGACGAGGTACGGGCGTTCCTCGACGAGAAGCTGACCCCCGACCTGCGGGCGGCGGGCACGCTGCGTACGTCGGTCTACTCCGACCACGAGGCCTCGATGACGTGGCAGGCCATCCTGCACGAACGCGGGTGGGCCGCGCCGGCATGGCCGGTGGAGTACGGCGGTTGCGACTGGTCGCAGTCACAGCACTACATCTTCAGCCGCGAGTCGATCCTGGCCGGCGCACCGTCGCTGTCGCCGATGGGCATCCGCATGGTCTCCCACGCGATCATGGCGTTCGGCACCGAGGAGCAGAAGAACTTCTTCCTGCCCGGCATCCTCGACGGCAGCGTCTTCTTCTGCCAGGGCTACTCCGAACCCGAGTCCGGTTCCGACCTCGCGTCCCTGTCGATGGCCGCGGTCGACGACGGCGACGACCTCGTGGTCACCGGCTCCAAGATCTGGACCACCCACGCCTCCGAGGCCAACTGGATCTTCTGCCTGGTCCGCACCTCCCGCCAGGAGCGCAAGCAGCAGGGCATCACCTTCCTGCTCATCGACATGAACTCCCCCGGCATCGAAGTCCAGAACCTCGTCTTCGCCTCCGGTGAGCAGGTCCAGGCGCAGGTGTTCTTCGACGGCGTGCGCGTCCCCAAGAAGAACGTGCTCGGCAAGATCGACGACGGCTGGACCGTCGCCAAGTACCTCCTCGTCTTCGAGCGTGGTGGCGGCGCGGCTGCCCCGGCGCTGCAGGTCATGGCCGAGCAGCTCGGTCGGGACGCCGCCTCGGTGACCGCACCCGACGGCGGCCCGCTGTCGGAGTACCCGGCGTTCGCGGCCAAGCTCACCGACCTCCAGGTCCGCGCGAAGATCCTCGAGGTCCTCGAGTACCGCGCCCTCGCCGCGATGACCTCGGGAAAGGACCCGGGTTCGATCGCGTCGATGCTCAAGATCCTGGGAACGGAACTGAGCCAGGAGATCACGACGCTGTCCCTGGAGGCCGCCGGCCCGCACGGCCGCGTCTTCCAGCCCCACGCCACGCGCCCCGGCGGTCCGATCTTCCAGTACACGCCTCCCACCGACGGCTACGTCAGCGGCGAGCCGTGGCAGGCCGTCGCCCCGCTGCACTACTTCAACGACCGCGCCGGCTCGATCTACGCGGGTAGCAACGAAATTCAACGAAACATCCTCGCCAAAGCGGCTCTGGGTCTCTGA
- a CDS encoding acyl-CoA dehydrogenase family protein, protein MDFTLTPEQQLLSDGLNKFLDARYDLQVSRDAAKVGEGWQPKIWKAFVEDLGVVGACLPEEIGGFGGGAEELMVVTEALGHALVVEPFVDSVVLGAGLLHSTGKAFALEAAGRIAAGEALSALAALEDGSGGVLSRIETSADRDGEGWKLNGRKAVVTTAPIADYLIVSARTSGEPHDPAGVSLFLVDLADGAPEGLELQRLRTIDDRQAADITFTDVRLPGDALIAGDGAIDLLEKAWDTATAAVVSEAVGLMRKVFTDTVEYAKQREQFGVPIGSFQVLQHRMVDMHLQLEQSVAAQYFAILSLDAEPAERAAAVSAAKATISRAARFIGQNSVQLHGGMGMTEELAIGHYFKRLTAIEYEFGTADAHLARFAAATAQTLLAE, encoded by the coding sequence ATGGACTTCACACTCACCCCCGAACAGCAGCTGCTGTCCGACGGACTCAACAAGTTCCTCGACGCACGCTACGACCTGCAGGTCAGCCGCGACGCGGCGAAGGTCGGCGAGGGCTGGCAGCCCAAGATCTGGAAGGCATTCGTCGAGGATCTCGGCGTCGTCGGCGCCTGCCTGCCCGAGGAGATCGGCGGCTTCGGCGGCGGCGCCGAGGAATTGATGGTCGTGACCGAGGCACTCGGACACGCGCTCGTCGTCGAGCCGTTCGTCGACTCGGTGGTTCTCGGTGCCGGACTGCTGCACTCGACCGGCAAAGCCTTCGCGCTCGAGGCAGCCGGTCGCATCGCCGCGGGCGAGGCCCTCAGTGCACTCGCCGCACTCGAGGACGGCTCGGGCGGCGTGCTGTCGCGAATCGAGACCAGTGCCGACCGCGACGGTGAGGGATGGAAGCTCAACGGCCGCAAGGCCGTCGTCACCACCGCACCCATCGCCGACTATCTCATCGTCAGCGCCCGCACCTCGGGCGAGCCGCACGACCCCGCAGGCGTGTCGCTGTTCCTCGTCGACCTCGCCGACGGGGCACCGGAGGGACTCGAACTCCAGCGGCTGCGCACCATCGACGACCGGCAGGCCGCCGACATCACGTTCACCGATGTCCGGCTCCCCGGTGACGCACTCATCGCCGGCGACGGTGCCATCGACCTGCTCGAGAAGGCCTGGGACACCGCCACCGCCGCGGTGGTCTCCGAGGCCGTCGGACTGATGCGCAAGGTCTTCACCGACACCGTCGAATACGCCAAGCAGCGTGAGCAGTTCGGCGTCCCGATCGGCAGTTTCCAGGTGCTGCAGCACCGCATGGTGGACATGCATCTGCAGCTCGAGCAGTCGGTGGCCGCCCAGTACTTCGCGATCCTGTCGCTCGACGCCGAACCCGCCGAGCGCGCCGCCGCGGTCTCCGCCGCCAAGGCGACGATCAGCCGGGCCGCACGCTTCATCGGGCAGAACTCGGTGCAGCTGCACGGCGGCATGGGTATGACCGAGGAGCTGGCCATCGGCCACTACTTCAAGCGCCTCACCGCGATCGAGTACGAATTCGGCACCGCCGACGCGCATCTCGCCCGCTTCGCGGCCGCCACCGCGCAGACCCTGTTGGCCGAGTAG
- a CDS encoding MaoC/PaaZ C-terminal domain-containing protein, producing MTSSPVTGTQPTGTQPTGTQPTGTPANTGEWRGVDLGSRTVSYDERDAILYALAVGASATELDLVFEKQFRVLPTFVLTLAQWAPDELGSRGAFDPTTALHGSQQLDVLAPLPPRGEVTMTASVGEVWDKGSAAVLEVVVRSDYFVATWSLFAPGAGGFGGDRGPGRPAAPQGAPTMTGRFETTPNQAALYRLTGDLHPIHIDPAATSRIGQPRPILHGLCALGAAVLDVARLIGAHPADLRSLDGRFATAIFPGDDAEFRVFGAGREVTFEMVHDGKPVIANGAAGFDESGRRQ from the coding sequence ATGACGTCGTCACCGGTCACCGGGACACAGCCGACCGGGACACAGCCGACCGGGACACAGCCGACCGGGACACCGGCGAACACGGGCGAGTGGCGCGGCGTCGATCTCGGCAGCCGCACGGTCTCCTATGACGAGCGGGACGCGATCCTCTACGCGCTCGCCGTCGGGGCGTCGGCCACCGAGCTCGACCTGGTCTTCGAGAAGCAGTTCCGTGTGCTGCCGACCTTCGTGCTGACCCTCGCACAGTGGGCCCCGGATGAGCTCGGCTCCCGTGGCGCCTTCGATCCGACCACCGCCCTGCACGGCTCGCAGCAGCTGGACGTGCTGGCACCGTTGCCGCCGCGCGGTGAGGTGACGATGACCGCCTCGGTGGGGGAGGTCTGGGACAAGGGCTCGGCCGCGGTGCTCGAGGTGGTGGTCCGCAGTGACTACTTCGTCGCCACCTGGTCGTTGTTCGCGCCCGGTGCCGGCGGTTTCGGCGGCGACCGCGGCCCCGGCAGGCCGGCTGCCCCGCAGGGCGCTCCGACGATGACCGGACGATTTGAGACAACCCCGAATCAGGCTGCGCTGTATCGCCTCACGGGTGACCTCCACCCGATCCACATCGACCCGGCCGCGACGTCGCGGATCGGACAACCGCGTCCGATCCTGCACGGGCTGTGCGCTCTCGGCGCCGCAGTACTCGACGTCGCGCGGCTGATCGGCGCCCATCCCGCGGATCTGCGGTCGCTCGACGGCCGATTCGCCACCGCGATCTTCCCCGGCGACGACGCGGAGTTCCGCGTGTTCGGTGCGGGGCGCGAGGTGACGTTCGAGATGGTGCACGATGGCAAACCGGTCATCGCGAACGGGGCGGCGGGTTTCGACGAGTCCGGAAGGCGGCAATGA
- a CDS encoding enoyl-CoA hydratase: MSETTETQAVSVEVDAPLGVITLGDARRRNPLSSTTMKAVTAGLRRFDEDPDVRVIVIRAEGPAFSAGHDLGELVDRTLDDERAVFDTCAELMRTVHEVRQPVIAEVAGMAFAAGCQLVATCDLAVAGRSAKFSTPGVRIGLFCSTPMVALTRAVGRKRAMHMLLTGEAIDADTAAEWGLLSGVVDDADLTTTVRELALQIAGSSARTVSIGKQAFYKQIELDEASAYVEMSETMSTNAMTCDAQEGMSAFLAKRAPVWTDS, encoded by the coding sequence ATGAGTGAAACGACCGAGACGCAGGCGGTGTCGGTGGAGGTGGATGCGCCGCTCGGCGTGATCACCCTCGGCGACGCACGGCGTCGGAACCCGTTGTCCTCCACCACGATGAAAGCCGTCACCGCCGGACTCCGCCGATTCGACGAGGACCCCGACGTGCGCGTCATCGTGATCCGTGCCGAAGGCCCGGCCTTCTCCGCCGGTCACGACCTCGGCGAACTCGTCGACCGCACGCTGGACGACGAACGCGCCGTCTTCGACACCTGCGCAGAGCTGATGCGGACCGTCCACGAGGTGCGTCAGCCGGTCATCGCGGAGGTCGCCGGAATGGCCTTCGCCGCCGGATGTCAGCTCGTCGCGACGTGCGATCTCGCGGTCGCCGGGCGCAGCGCGAAGTTCTCGACGCCGGGCGTGCGGATCGGCTTGTTCTGCTCGACGCCGATGGTTGCGCTGACGCGGGCCGTCGGCCGCAAACGTGCCATGCACATGCTGCTGACGGGCGAGGCGATCGACGCCGACACCGCCGCCGAGTGGGGGCTGCTCAGCGGCGTCGTCGACGATGCCGACCTCACCACGACGGTCCGGGAGCTGGCGCTGCAGATCGCGGGATCGAGCGCGCGGACGGTGTCGATCGGCAAGCAGGCCTTCTACAAGCAGATCGAACTCGACGAGGCGTCTGCCTACGTGGAGATGTCGGAGACGATGTCGACCAACGCGATGACGTGCGATGCGCAGGAAGGGATGTCGGCGTTCCTCGCCAAGCGCGCGCCGGTGTGGACGGACAGCTGA
- a CDS encoding NADH:flavin oxidoreductase/NADH oxidase, with amino-acid sequence MTSTALFEPITLRDVEIPNRIWLAPMCQYSCFAGDGVPTDWHLAHLGARATGGFGLILTEAVAVVPEGRISPHDAGLWNDEQARAWSRIVDFVHGQGAVIGTQIAHAGRKASTYSPFGEGSGSIPLEDGGWTPVGPSEVPFEGLADPDALTVDQIAEVVDAFAQAARRADEAGFDVVEIHAAHGYLLHEFLSPFSNTRTDAYGGDFAGRTRIVLEVVEAVRAVWPESKPLFIRLSGTEWRDGGWDVAESARLAEILAARGVDLIDVSSGGNVLADIPVGPGYQVDLARSVHRDSGVPTAAVGLIVEPDQAEKIAGDDDITAVFFGRVALREPSWPQRAAHELGLPRDEAPYPPQYLRGAWR; translated from the coding sequence GTGACCAGTACCGCGCTCTTCGAACCGATCACGCTCCGCGACGTCGAGATCCCCAACCGGATCTGGCTTGCGCCGATGTGCCAGTACAGCTGCTTCGCCGGCGACGGCGTACCCACCGACTGGCATCTCGCCCACCTCGGCGCCCGTGCCACCGGCGGTTTCGGACTGATCCTCACCGAGGCCGTGGCCGTCGTCCCCGAGGGCCGGATCAGCCCCCACGACGCCGGACTCTGGAACGACGAGCAGGCGAGGGCCTGGTCCCGGATCGTCGACTTCGTACACGGGCAGGGTGCGGTCATCGGAACCCAGATCGCCCATGCCGGGCGGAAGGCGTCCACGTACTCCCCCTTCGGCGAGGGTTCGGGCTCGATCCCCCTCGAGGACGGCGGCTGGACGCCGGTCGGTCCGTCGGAGGTGCCCTTCGAGGGACTCGCCGATCCGGATGCGCTCACGGTCGATCAGATCGCCGAGGTCGTCGACGCGTTCGCCCAGGCCGCTCGTCGGGCCGACGAGGCCGGCTTCGATGTCGTCGAGATCCACGCGGCGCACGGGTACCTGCTGCACGAGTTCCTGTCGCCCTTCTCCAACACCCGCACCGACGCCTACGGCGGCGACTTCGCCGGCCGCACCCGGATCGTGCTCGAGGTCGTCGAAGCCGTCCGCGCCGTCTGGCCGGAGTCGAAGCCGCTGTTCATTCGGCTCTCCGGCACCGAGTGGCGCGACGGCGGCTGGGATGTCGCCGAGAGCGCCCGCCTCGCCGAGATCCTCGCCGCCCGCGGCGTCGACCTGATCGACGTCTCCTCCGGCGGCAACGTACTCGCCGACATCCCGGTCGGCCCCGGCTATCAGGTCGACCTCGCCCGCTCGGTCCACCGGGACTCCGGTGTCCCGACCGCGGCGGTCGGACTCATCGTCGAACCGGATCAGGCGGAGAAGATCGCCGGCGACGACGACATCACGGCCGTGTTCTTCGGCAGGGTCGCGCTGCGCGAACCGTCGTGGCCGCAGCGAGCCGCACACGAATTGGGCCTCCCCCGCGACGAGGCGCCGTACCCGCCGCAGTATCTGCGCGGCGCCTGGCGCTAG
- a CDS encoding TetR/AcrR family transcriptional regulator yields MNSQLWPEGASSTRERLLAAMLACVAGSGYRETTVADVVRVAQTSRRSFYQEFADKQDCFFALVRRTTRLTIDEIARHVDAEAAPEEQVRQAVSSYVAASDRYPGLMLSWIRELPALGRPAELVKNEAVEDWIELFVSLTSTPTMIAAGVSPISRERAVFLWGGVRELTADAVESGAPLSGIIEPATAACLALLRAGGS; encoded by the coding sequence GTGAACTCGCAGCTGTGGCCGGAGGGTGCGTCGTCGACGCGGGAACGTCTCCTGGCGGCGATGCTCGCCTGTGTGGCCGGGTCGGGTTACCGCGAGACCACCGTGGCCGACGTCGTTCGCGTGGCGCAGACGTCGCGGCGCTCCTTCTATCAGGAGTTCGCCGACAAGCAGGACTGCTTCTTTGCGCTGGTGCGTCGGACCACGCGGCTGACCATCGACGAGATCGCCCGCCATGTGGATGCCGAGGCGGCGCCGGAAGAACAAGTGCGGCAGGCTGTTTCGTCGTATGTCGCCGCCAGCGACCGGTACCCCGGGCTAATGCTGAGTTGGATTCGCGAACTCCCGGCGTTGGGGCGGCCGGCCGAGCTCGTGAAGAACGAGGCGGTGGAGGACTGGATCGAGCTGTTCGTCAGCCTCACCTCGACGCCGACGATGATCGCGGCGGGCGTGTCACCGATCAGTCGCGAGCGCGCGGTGTTCCTGTGGGGCGGGGTGCGGGAGCTGACCGCCGACGCCGTGGAGTCGGGCGCGCCGCTGTCGGGGATCATCGAACCCGCGACAGCGGCGTGCCTCGCCCTGCTCAGAGCCGGCGGAAGCTAG
- a CDS encoding cytochrome P450 — translation MSTPVMSDTVILPPATRLPSAVQGVAAVTSRRHFFGHLHKRHGSAFTVHLPVFGPAVVISDATLARELFTAGDKVINVQPNLGRILGTRSIFSLEGRQHRARRKLLTPPLHGKRMKTYEQIVEEEVRAESATWPVGTEFASMEPMMRITLNVILRAVFGAQGRDLENLRRMIPPMVVTGSRAATFPNLPRPLRAVDPNQRYARMHAEYKTYIGDLITKSRNDPRLEERDDILALMLRSTYEDGTGMDDEEIGDELLTMLAAGHETTGTTLAWAFERLRRHPGVLAELAAEVDAGGTEYRHATILETQRSRPVIDFAARHVVADHLELGPWRIPRGHNVMVSIALLHDDSREFADPERFDPTRFLGTTPPPAWLPFGGGTRRCIGAAFATMEMDVVLRTVLSDFELLPTDDRAERWFSRGVAYAPSRGGRIALERRA, via the coding sequence ATGAGCACACCCGTCATGAGTGACACCGTGATCCTGCCGCCCGCCACCCGACTGCCGTCAGCCGTCCAGGGCGTCGCCGCGGTCACCTCCCGCAGACACTTCTTCGGTCACCTCCACAAACGCCACGGATCAGCGTTCACGGTGCACCTGCCGGTCTTCGGGCCGGCGGTGGTCATCTCCGACGCCACCCTCGCGCGGGAACTGTTCACCGCCGGCGACAAGGTCATCAACGTCCAGCCCAACCTGGGCCGAATCCTGGGCACCAGGTCGATCTTCTCCCTCGAGGGCAGGCAACACCGCGCCCGCCGCAAGCTGCTGACCCCACCGCTACACGGCAAGCGGATGAAGACCTACGAGCAGATCGTCGAGGAGGAGGTCAGGGCCGAGTCGGCGACCTGGCCCGTCGGCACCGAGTTCGCCTCGATGGAGCCGATGATGCGGATCACGCTCAACGTGATCCTGCGGGCAGTCTTCGGCGCACAGGGCAGGGATCTGGAGAACCTGCGCCGGATGATCCCGCCGATGGTCGTGACGGGCTCGCGAGCGGCCACCTTCCCGAACCTGCCCCGGCCGCTGCGCGCCGTCGACCCCAACCAGCGCTACGCCCGCATGCACGCCGAGTACAAGACCTACATCGGCGACCTGATCACCAAGTCGCGCAACGACCCACGTCTGGAAGAGCGTGACGACATCCTCGCCCTGATGCTGCGCAGCACCTATGAGGACGGCACGGGCATGGACGACGAGGAGATCGGCGACGAGCTGCTCACCATGCTCGCGGCGGGCCACGAGACCACCGGCACCACCCTCGCCTGGGCGTTCGAGCGCCTCCGTCGCCACCCCGGCGTCCTGGCCGAACTCGCCGCCGAGGTCGACGCCGGCGGCACCGAGTACCGGCACGCGACCATCCTCGAGACGCAGCGCAGCCGCCCCGTGATCGACTTCGCCGCCCGGCACGTGGTCGCCGACCACCTCGAGCTCGGACCCTGGCGCATCCCGCGCGGCCACAACGTGATGGTGTCCATCGCCCTGCTCCACGACGACAGCCGCGAGTTCGCCGATCCCGAGCGGTTCGATCCGACCCGTTTCCTGGGCACCACGCCGCCGCCGGCCTGGCTGCCGTTCGGCGGCGGTACCCGACGCTGCATCGGCGCCGCGTTCGCGACGATGGAGATGGACGTGGTGCTCCGGACAGTGCTGAGCGACTTCGAGCTGCTGCCGACCGACGACCGCGCCGAACGCTGGTTCTCGCGAGGCGTGGCCTACGCTCCCTCACGCGGGGGACGCATCGCCCTCGAACGGCGCGCTTAG
- a CDS encoding transglycosylase family protein — MRISKTHMTKLVARAAVVGALTAAPLGMLASNASAASGNWDAVAQCESGGDWSINTGNGYYGGLQFSQSTWEANGGSGNPANASREEQIRVAENVLATQGPGAWPVCGANL; from the coding sequence ATGCGTATCAGCAAGACCCACATGACCAAGCTCGTCGCCCGTGCCGCCGTCGTCGGTGCCCTCACCGCAGCCCCCCTCGGCATGCTGGCGTCCAACGCGTCGGCCGCCTCCGGCAACTGGGACGCTGTCGCCCAGTGCGAGAGCGGTGGCGACTGGTCCATCAACACCGGCAACGGCTACTACGGCGGACTGCAGTTCTCGCAGAGCACCTGGGAGGCCAACGGTGGCTCCGGCAACCCGGCGAACGCCTCGCGCGAGGAGCAGATCCGCGTTGCGGAGAACGTCCTCGCCACCCAGGGCCCCGGTGCGTGGCCGGTCTGCGGCGCGAACCTCTGA
- a CDS encoding guanylate cyclase, with translation MPTSRRPRRADLAGESAGVSLTTALEATRTGDVWLFRGRSGPDRAIRTLTNAPVNHVAMAVCIDDLPPLLWHAELGDKLTDVWTGSNHRGVQLHDAREAVEQWMVRYEQACWIRQLSPEVSREQEDQLLKVIARLDGTPFPTTARLAGRWFRGRVPNSADLVRGIPYLDRKVRERREQRRQEVSAPEPVSLEAAYCAEVVAITYRDMDILDTTKDSNWFDPGRFWSGDRLPLHAPHTLGPEIAVHLP, from the coding sequence GTGCCCACCAGCAGAAGACCACGCCGCGCAGACCTCGCCGGCGAGTCCGCCGGCGTCTCGCTGACAACCGCGCTCGAAGCCACCCGGACCGGTGACGTCTGGCTGTTCCGTGGCCGTTCCGGCCCCGACCGCGCCATCCGCACCCTCACCAACGCGCCGGTGAACCACGTCGCGATGGCGGTCTGCATCGACGATCTGCCGCCGCTCCTCTGGCATGCCGAACTCGGCGACAAACTGACCGACGTCTGGACCGGGTCGAATCACCGCGGGGTCCAGCTGCACGACGCACGCGAAGCCGTAGAGCAGTGGATGGTCCGGTACGAGCAGGCGTGTTGGATTCGCCAGCTCAGCCCCGAGGTCAGCAGGGAGCAGGAAGACCAGCTGCTCAAGGTCATCGCGCGACTGGACGGCACCCCGTTCCCGACCACCGCCCGTCTCGCCGGACGATGGTTCCGCGGCCGCGTCCCCAACTCGGCCGACCTGGTGCGCGGCATTCCCTACCTCGACCGCAAGGTCCGGGAACGTCGTGAACAACGGCGGCAGGAGGTATCGGCACCCGAGCCGGTGAGCCTGGAGGCCGCCTACTGCGCCGAGGTCGTCGCGATCACCTATCGCGACATGGACATCCTCGACACCACCAAGGACTCCAACTGGTTCGACCCCGGCCGGTTCTGGAGCGGCGACCGTCTCCCCCTCCACGCACCGCACACCCTCGGACCGGAGATCGCGGTCCATCTGCCGTAG
- a CDS encoding RtcB family protein, translating into MPEMIAPKVLNFASILDDTTRAQANEISSLPFIHPHVALMPDAHAGRGSAVGTVIPTVDAVIPAAVGVDIGCGMIGVQTSLRATDIARFDLADLRGRIEKAIPLSPGNYNRSVLYSHTEARIVELEQAAAEKGVDLSHSPKWREQLGSLGGGNHFIELCEQVGDEQGGDQATGSIWLFLHSGSRGVGNKIAQKHIKVAQKLCRRWHIQLDHPDLAYLASGTPEFGDYIRELRWAQRFAFENRAEMMDRFVTVFGEWLGGNAFRSPDSVEVRRINCHHNYTEKVEIAGRQVWLTRKGAIDAGAGVHGLIPGSMGTKSYVVRGLGNESGLFSAPHGAGRRFSRTKAKKLFTLDDLAKAMTGIEYRHGTQWIDEIPAAYKPIDQIMEDARDLVEVEAVLTQLLNVKGV; encoded by the coding sequence ATGCCCGAGATGATCGCACCGAAGGTACTCAACTTCGCCTCGATCCTCGACGACACGACGAGGGCGCAGGCGAACGAGATCTCGTCACTGCCGTTCATCCATCCGCACGTCGCGCTGATGCCCGACGCCCACGCGGGCAGGGGATCCGCGGTCGGCACGGTCATCCCGACCGTCGACGCCGTGATCCCCGCCGCGGTCGGCGTCGACATCGGCTGCGGGATGATCGGCGTGCAGACGTCGCTTCGCGCGACCGACATCGCCCGTTTCGACCTCGCCGACCTGCGCGGGCGCATCGAGAAAGCGATTCCGCTGTCGCCGGGCAACTACAACAGATCGGTCCTCTACTCGCACACCGAGGCCAGGATCGTCGAATTGGAGCAGGCTGCGGCGGAGAAGGGCGTGGACCTCTCGCACTCACCGAAGTGGCGCGAGCAGCTCGGTTCACTCGGCGGCGGCAATCATTTCATCGAGTTGTGCGAGCAGGTCGGGGACGAACAGGGTGGGGACCAGGCCACCGGCAGTATCTGGCTGTTCCTGCACTCCGGTAGCCGTGGCGTCGGCAACAAGATCGCGCAGAAGCACATCAAGGTCGCCCAGAAGCTCTGCCGCCGTTGGCATATCCAGCTGGACCATCCCGACCTCGCGTACCTCGCCTCCGGCACACCGGAGTTCGGGGACTACATCCGGGAACTGCGATGGGCGCAGCGGTTCGCCTTCGAGAACCGGGCCGAGATGATGGACCGGTTCGTCACCGTGTTCGGTGAGTGGCTGGGCGGCAACGCCTTCCGCTCCCCCGACTCGGTGGAGGTGCGACGGATCAACTGCCACCACAACTACACCGAGAAGGTGGAGATCGCGGGCCGGCAGGTGTGGCTCACCCGTAAGGGAGCGATCGACGCCGGCGCCGGCGTCCACGGCCTCATCCCGGGGTCGATGGGGACCAAGTCGTATGTGGTGCGCGGACTCGGGAACGAGTCGGGGTTGTTCTCCGCGCCGCACGGAGCAGGCCGCCGCTTCTCGCGGACCAAGGCGAAGAAGCTGTTCACCCTCGACGATCTCGCGAAGGCGATGACCGGCATCGAGTACCGGCACGGCACGCAGTGGATCGACGAGATCCCCGCCGCCTACAAGCCGATCGACCAGATCATGGAAGACGCCCGTGATCTGGTCGAGGTCGAGGCCGTGCTGACCCAGCTGCTCAACGTGAAGGGCGTGTGA
- the urtE gene encoding urea ABC transporter ATP-binding subunit UrtE: protein MLKLSGVHAGYGRTEVIHGVDIEVPTDGVVAVMGHNGAGKTTLLRAAVGLVKTTKGSITFDGVDITKARPSTRIKNGIAYVPQGQQSFGHLTTAENLQVVADGRRRGKELVAEMLDMFPALKELLGRRAGLLSGGQRQQLAIARALITEPRMLILDEPTEGIQPSVVAEIEQTITTLTQRGGLGVLLVEQHIGFALEAAQQYYVLESGRVTSSGEGGTAAEATVREAMTI from the coding sequence ATGCTGAAACTCTCCGGGGTGCACGCCGGATACGGCCGGACCGAGGTCATCCACGGTGTCGACATCGAGGTTCCCACCGACGGTGTCGTCGCCGTCATGGGGCACAACGGCGCCGGCAAGACGACGCTGCTGCGTGCCGCGGTCGGTCTGGTGAAGACCACCAAGGGCTCCATCACCTTCGACGGCGTCGACATCACCAAGGCCCGTCCGAGTACACGGATCAAGAACGGCATCGCCTACGTCCCGCAGGGACAGCAGAGTTTCGGCCACCTCACCACCGCGGAGAACCTGCAGGTGGTGGCCGACGGCCGTAGACGCGGCAAGGAACTCGTCGCCGAGATGCTGGACATGTTCCCGGCGCTGAAGGAACTGTTGGGCCGGCGTGCGGGTCTGCTGTCGGGCGGTCAGCGTCAGCAACTCGCGATCGCCCGGGCCCTCATCACCGAGCCGCGAATGCTCATCCTCGACGAACCGACCGAGGGTATCCAGCCGTCGGTGGTCGCCGAGATCGAACAGACCATCACCACCCTCACCCAGCGGGGCGGACTCGGTGTGCTGCTCGTCGAACAACACATCGGTTTCGCTCTCGAAGCGGCACAACAGTATTACGTGCTCGAGAGCGGCCGGGTCACGTCGTCGGGTGAGGGCGGTACGGCTGCCGAGGCCACCGTCCGCGAGGCCATGACCATCTGA